The genomic interval AGCTTACTGGAGCTAGAGTTCGCAACGTATCTAAGCAAAATTTCACTGCCCTTAAACGATCTGAATCGCTTCccttattatgaaaattatgttaagCTAGCCAAATTGGAGTATGGAGCCCTTATTGAGAATACTGGAGTAGCTCAACTCAAGAAGGTAGCTTTCGTAGGTTCAGGTCCTATGCCTCTTACCTCTATCATTTTGGCTTCACAGCACATGAAATCTACTCACTTTGATAATATTGATATCGATGAGACTGCCAATAATTTGGCTCGTAGAATTGTTTCTTCGGATGATGAGATTGAGAAGAGGATGAAGTTTCTGACCAGCGACATCATGGAAGTGAAAGAGAAGCTTGGGGAATACGATTGTATAATTTTGGCAGCTCTTGTAGGTAATgaagaagagaaagcaaagatTCTTGGGCATATAAGGAAATACATGAAAGAAGGAGGAGTTTTGCTGGTGAGGAGTGCAAAAGGGGCTAGAGCATTTTTGTATCCAGTGGTGGAGGAGCATgagttgtttgattttaaggTCCTCTCCATCTTTCATCCGACTAATGATGTGATCAACTCAGTCGTTCTTTTGCGTAAGTCTTTAATCTACACATGATTTGGTAAACTAAGTGATGTAGGATCAAATTGaagttaattttcttcaataaaTTAAGGGATGTAGTCTTATAtgatcttttattaaaataactctTACATTTTATTgatgagttttatttttaaaaaagaatacaaatatttgaattttataaatttctcgTAACATATATACgatcttgaaattaaattgacTTAGAGATAAGGCAGCTTTAGTACTAACATTGGCCACTATCTAGTAAGTTAAATTAGTgggtcaaataattttataccaagcaatgagttttctttttctttttctaattaatctcTTGCACTCAGGAGCCTGCTCATGACCAATGGGGCTCAAgtcttaataaagaaataaattctaaaaattaaagaaaaaaattattttaattagtactTGTTAAATCTATTAAGTAGtcccattaaatttattatttaattattattattattattattatatttaacccttgttaaatttattaaaaataaccttaataaacttataaatgcattaaatgattttagtttttacatcttttatttttatataatttagcCCCCTTGCAAACatagaaaaatagaaatatgaGTTTGGTTTCTTAATTTTGTCTTATAAAGGGgtatatttcattttgatctttgactaaattttaatcgaagttaatttatagaagaaaataaaatgcattTCATGAATGTGCGAGGGCACTCGCTTAAAAGAGAGAATACTCCTGATtgacttttaattatttttttatatgatagCTTATTAGAAGGGGTGAAGTATGATGTGGCATTGTGGCCTGGGAAGACTTGTCCTTCGAGaccaaaaaacaaattcatgaaaataatggtggtaattgaaattttgcccattcattttgaaaagtttATGTTTTGGCCGCTAAATGCATCACTTTTTTAgtatattctaaaaattatttacaatttcttcattttaccCACCTGAACCAAAATCTTGGCTTTGCCactacttatttttaataactttCTTAGCTGTTTTTTTCCTGCAGAACTACCGAAAGATCCTCCTAAACTTGTTCTAAAGGACAAGGAGAGCGTCTCCCAGTTGCAAGAAAATAGGCCGAGGATCACGTCTCAGCTTCTTCATGACAAGCTTCTACCACAAGCTAGTCCTAACAATAAACCTTATCTTTTCAATGGCAATTCATGTCCATGTAATCACCTTGAAGCATTAGATGCCTCGAAACGTGCTAAGATCACagggaagaagaagatggcCAGGGCTGAAAAGGCATCAGAGGAGGCTCCTTCTTCCTCTCAAGCCAACACAAGTAAATTTCAAAGCGATCAGTGGCTTGAGATTGAATCTACATCCAGCGGATTAACCTTGGCGGACCTTTTGAGGGAGAAACGAGCTGAGGTCGAACACCTCGTTCCTCTTATTCAGAAAGCAGATAGGGTCATTCCTAAAAGCCATGCAGCAGATGCTGAGAAAATCCCCTTGTCAACTACATGGGATATTGCTTTAGCAAACTTGCTTAGAGTACGTACATTTTATCCAGTGTTTTGGTTCATCGGTTTCTTATTTTGGACTTCTGTCTCTTGGGCCATTAATAAGCTCTTGTCTCGGTTCATGTTTTATGTGAGTAGACTTGTTTAAACTCGTCAAACTTTGTTGGACTGATACATATCCGCTCAAATTTTGAAGTCTAGCAATTTTTCTACCACTACTATATAGTAGCAGTATTTAGGTGGAAAAAAaggacgaagaagaagaagttgcTATCTGAGCCAAAATCTCTTATTTCAATTCTTATCTTATTCTGATTATGTCTCAATCAGCTTCTTAGTACTGGTTTCagtcatttattttgaatataaatttcaGTATTGATTTCAGTCTCTGTGGTGGGTTTCACaaactttttttcctttttttattttgtgattgTTGCCCATATATTTTATACTCTTCTTGCCTGTTTATCGTTATTTGAAGGTGGCCTATCTGCTTGAACTCCACCGACCCCTAGCTATGAAAAGCTTTGATGGCTACATACAAATGGCTCAAAACTTGGAGGCGGCACAAAAGCAGGTAACTGAGCTGTCTGAGAAGATCAGGTCAGAACAAGATAAGAATCGTCAGTTGAGAAACTGCATATTGCAACTTACGCAATCACTGCAAGCGGAGGAGAAAAGGAGATTCGAGGTGGAAGCTGAATTGGAGACCCTTAAGCAAAAGGTTGATGATCAGCTCAAGGCGGCTAACAATGGTTAATGTCGTGGAGAATTTTAGGCTGTCTGTGTCTGATATCTTAAATCGTATTCTAAGATATCAGATTTTAAAGATTGATTTTTTCTGCtggattatattattatccatgtataattaaaatttatttatccattattttttattaaatatttatattaatgcaTTTACTAAGGGTAATTTCTATAAATTTCGAATTTGAGTGGCTAGCTAAAcgcttaatttaaaatttctgtCTCCAcctttaagaataaaatagagGGCATAATGTCCTTTTGTGTTAAAGTAATTTACCTAAACTGATACGGCCATATACGAGtgtttaaagttttaataaaGAGGAGTTCGTTTTCTGGGAATCAAGTGCATTTGTGCTCGAGGAAAAAGTGGGCTTGATCCACTCttcatgaaaaaaattattgttcacCTACGGATGACCTTCCCCCACCCCTGggaaattcttttaaaacccttttcttttaaataatattccGCTTAATACcagtaattttatatatatatatatattaaagagTTGAAGCTAATAAGTAATAACATTGTTAAATAATCCTTTTAAAATCCCTCTTTTAATTATACTAAATTTAATGCTTCCAGCTAAGCAAATTTAGTTTGTGAGTctctcaattttcatttattttctctcctccaaaattattttacagtCTTATTACCTTAGCCCCCACACAAACAATTTTCTGTGggtgataaataattaatatgaaaaaaaaattatggagaagataaaaagaaaactgcAATATTAAAAcagttaatttgaaaaaaaaaaaagataacgaGATTTTGCTAAgtttatttgatgatgaattacaaattaaagaagCTAGTGGAGCATGAGtttaataaaagagaaaataaatacaattataataagaCAGGGGCTTTAAGAGGATTTTGGAGAGGTACCAATAATACAACTCTTTACCTTACCTAATCATTCTCCATACATGGTTGATTGGTCTTGAAtgttattgaatttgaaataatatttttataatatatttttttgggaatagaaaatgttattttattgacCCTACTACATTAAGGAGATGAATCATGAACGATATGGAGAAGtgttttaacttaaatttctAAGTTAAAAATCCCAACATTTATTAGTTTTCCCTATTTGATGATccagagttttttttttgactgGACGATCTAACATtctgaaaaattaaactttaaatagAAGTGATCTAACAATTTACAGTCAGAACTCTAAATTGCAGAtcaattgatttgattataaattatgaaaattgaatGAATATCTATTAGTCTGTCAATCAATCTTACCAAATAGATATACATACAGATTATTGAtgtcataataaattattttttactatgACTATATTAGAGTTCACCTACGGTGGAGCACGAATCTCAATCACACAcacaaagtgataaataataaaaaactcattataactctttatttattatttatcactttgcACGTGTGGTTGAGATTCGTACTCCACCATATGTGAATTCCAACATAGCtgaacttattatttttttttaattcaaatatatatttttaatgtctgctttcttttcaattttcatgtCCAAAAGTTCAAAGCAAATACTAAATTCGTTTTACAAGAACACCTGGACCCATTTGTTCGGGCATTTTCCATGCCGCATAGACCCACGACTCCCTACTTCAATCTCTTTCAGGTTTCTTGTGTGAACGTGAACCTTTAGATATGCTAACTTCATAGTATTTCATACAAAGTACAAATGACACGTCGTGTGAAAAGAATACCAACTCCAATTCATTGTGTTAGCTTAGTAACTCTAGCTTCctaaacaaatttaaactCCAATGCTCATCTGGGATCTCCAATGCTCATCTGGGACTTTTATtaactataaattaattgatgcaGTGGGTAAAAAATGCGATGAGCCAACGACttctataaaatttcattttagaaggcgtcaattaattaaatgatatgttttaattaatctcCATTCAAATTCGATAATTGGAAAACTATTCAAGTAGCAACCTACGCTAGTAAAGCACTGGATTAATAACGAAGAGGGAATTTTTAAttccttaatttcttttttctgttattgtaccttttattataaataaaggtTCCACGGCATGGAACTCCACGCCTCCACTGCCGGATGGCGTTTTCAAGAGGTCAACATATCACTTTCAGGagatcaaaatcattttcaagcATCAGCAGTAAAAGGAGACTGAAGCAAAACCAATACAAGAAACGTACAAATTTCCCGAAGAGCTTTTGCCTCTATAAATACTGCTATAGCAAGGCCAATATTCCACGAGGCAAACACACAATAACTTGATATCACAATCCAAATTAATCCCAACAATCTCTTCAATCATCAATGGCTTCCCTCCAAAATGCCAAAAATGAAAGCCACATTCCAGCTGAGCTCCTCATAGCTCGCGTTATgcaaatccatgcttgcataTGCAAGCTGGAGTCTCTGAAACCATCGAAGCAAGTCAATAGCCTCTTCACTCACCTTGTGAAGTTATGTACTCCCCCTTCTTCCATAGACATTAAAACGTTACCGCAAGAAGTTCAAGAAATGCGCGAAAGTCTCATAGTTCTTTGTGGTCGTGCTGAGGGCTTACTTGAGCTAGAATTTGCAACATTTTTTGCCAAAACTCCACAACCACTTAACAATCTCAATCTCTTCCCATATTATGGAAATTATGTCAAGCTGGCCAATTTGGAATATAGAATCCTCGATGAAAATGGAGTGGTGCAACCAAAGAAGGTGGCATTTGTGGGTTCAGGTCCAATGCCTCTTACTTCTATAGTAATGGCTAAAAATCACCTGAAATCCACCCACTTTGACAACTTTGACATTGATGAGGCAGCCAATGATGTGGCTCGCCAAATTGTTTCTTCTGATATTGAGTTCGAGAAGAGGATGAAGTTTGTGACATGCGACATAATGCAAGTGAAAGAGAAGCTAGGGGAATACGATTGCATATTCTTGGCAGCTCTAGTTGGAATGAGCAAAGAAGACAAAGTGAAGATTATCAAGCATATAAGGAAGTATATGAAGGATGGAGGAGTTTTGCTGGTGAGGAGTGCAAAAGGAGCCAGAGCATTTCTGTATCCTGTTGTGGAGAAGCATGACTTGCTCGATTTTGAGCTTCTCTCCGTCTTCCATCCAACTAATGAAGTCATAAACTCCGTTGTTCTCGTTCGCAAGCCTTTGTTTTGATCTACATCGATCGAGCAGCTTCAACGTACTAACGTACATTGTCTTCTACTCTTCGTAGGTGATTAAAGAGCTTAAATCTTTTTTAGACACGATTTCCTCCATGGACTTGGGTTGTGTTGTGTTTTGTTTGTATTCCtctgtttctttattttcagtAAGTTGTGTGCTTCAATAtatgaaatatataattaatttctttctcccttctccccccccccccccggcggcacaaaaaaaaaacagaaaacatatatataccACCTCACCGAGCAAACTTGTAATGTTACAATAACGATcatcaaaattgatttataagaAATTCATTTCAATATGCAACCGAATAAACCCTTAAATTATAGCGAGGGATAAGGAGAAAATCAATGGCCAGAAGGCATATCTGCTAATAGTGCATATAACAAAATAGAGCTTCTTCAGCGACATCCCTTGAGCTCGCTCACTCACCATTAAAGTGTCTGTAGCGATTGACAAAGTGATCGATCCTCCGGAAAGATCAATCTGCAACACATACTTTGCAAATCTAATTagatcttaaaataataataataaaaatataacaaaaaatagcTGTATCCATCACAAATCTAAAGCCGAATgaggaaaggaaaaaaaaaattgatagatCAAGATGTATCCCAAATTAAGCGAATCACTTGAGATTATAAAATCTGAGCTAAATGATAAATGAAGCGAAATGCGTTTAAGTATTATACTACTAAGAATGTTAAGACATTTGTATCAAATTCAAggcttctttttttatcatttacgTAATAAGTATGATAAATCTCTCCACTTAATACCCAGCTAGTATTGTTGATTATCCTAATGCATTGACTCCATTTATTGTTCAGTAATCTACTGTAGAAATATAACCATGTTTAAAAGTCCTGTAGCAGTAACGATATCCAACTGCCGTTTAACTGCAGTTTGGAATACAATATGTGGCTATATATACAAGTTTTGTGATGGTCTGGTACTCTGTCGATCTCTTTATTGCAACATATCACTATGCGTCCAATAGTCTAGATTCTTGCATAGGAACAACAActaagtaaatattatttgcatctatcaattttttgtgtttaGGATTTGTGATGCCTTGCGCGTCTCCTTATCTAGAAgaatctaaattttataacttatttCAAACTCATTCGATGTGATATAAGAAGTCAGTTTCagatctaaaattaaaatttgggaCGAATTTACATTGTTGTAAATGAGTTTAAAATGTTATAGAAATCCATTTAcaacattataattttgttccgaactttaattccaaattaaatttttttggtgatGTAAGATgacaaaatagaaatttcattaatCACACGTGCTTTAATGCAGATCTTTGGAAGTGGCTATTACCATGTAtgttaatattgatttaaatagtaaaattaaccaaactaataaattttataatattcttaaaaCTCACAATACTTCCTATAAGACTATAACACAAACTTACGACTCAACCTTCCTATGCGAagctaaaaattattaattttttaaacataattaaggaaaaaattatttcatacgGCACAGCAATACGGAATAGACCCAAAAAAAGATGCCCATCTCAGAAAAATTACTTGTTCTTGATGGTGACACCGTGCTTGCCAACAATTATCACAGTTGTAGCCATATCAAGAAACATTCCTTGCTCAACCACGCCAGCAATAAGCCTTAAAATTCTATTGCTAGCAACTTCCATATCCCCAATGTCCTTCTTGAAATACAAATCAATTATGCAATTTCCATTATGTTTCTCATAGCAAGTTCTGAGCTTAGCAACACACCCACAATCTTTAAACAAATCCGGGAAATCTATTTGCAGTAAATTTCCAACAAACGGGCACAACTTCAACCGGCATAGCCAGACCACTGTCCGCCCAAAAGAGTCATCAATTTCGACTCATCAACAATAACAATGAACTTTTTACACGCGCGCTCTaccctttttttctctcaacaaagACGCCTCAGCCTTTCACCAAATTCATAGACGGATCGACTTCATCAGCACCGTCGATGGCCAGATCAATAACTGGATGCGAATCAAGATCAGATAAAGGAATACCTAACGAAACGGCTTGGTCATGTGTCGTTTTTGAAGTGGGAATCCCTACAATGTTCTTCAGCTTCCCTTGGTGCAATAACTCGCCGATTTTATCAACTGCATGCGTTGCTGTGGAGTCAGTACCGAGCCCAACAACCATCCCTGATTTGACAAACTCCACCGACTTGTTCGCGGCGATTTTCTAGAGCTCGTCTTGGGTTAAACCCACGGAAGTAGGAGACAAAGAAGACAAGATATTCTCCATTGAAGATGGTTTAAACTGCGGAAAGCCAACAGCCATTTTATTGCAAAGGGAATGAAAACATaccaa from Citrus sinensis cultivar Valencia sweet orange chromosome 9, DVS_A1.0, whole genome shotgun sequence carries:
- the LOC102628224 gene encoding uncharacterized protein LOC102628224, producing MASHQNLNFQGQIPGEFLIARIMQIHASISKLESLRPSKQVNILFSHLVKLCILPSSIDIKALPQEVQQMRQSLIILCARAESLLELEFATYLSKISLPLNDLNRFPYYENYVKLAKLEYGALIENTGVAQLKKVAFVGSGPMPLTSIILASQHMKSTHFDNIDIDETANNLARRIVSSDDEIEKRMKFLTSDIMEVKEKLGEYDCIILAALVGNEEEKAKILGHIRKYMKEGGVLLVRSAKGARAFLYPVVEEHELFDFKVLSIFHPTNDVINSVVLLQLPKDPPKLVLKDKESVSQLQENRPRITSQLLHDKLLPQASPNNKPYLFNGNSCPCNHLEALDASKRAKITGKKKMARAEKASEEAPSSSQANTSKFQSDQWLEIESTSSGLTLADLLREKRAEVEHLVPLIQKADRVIPKSHAADAEKIPLSTTWDIALANLLRVAYLLELHRPLAMKSFDGYIQMAQNLEAAQKQVTELSEKIRSEQDKNRQLRNCILQLTQSLQAEEKRRFEVEAELETLKQKVDDQLKAANNG
- the LOC102609096 gene encoding nicotianamine synthase-like; this translates as MASLQNAKNESHIPAELLIARVMQIHACICKLESLKPSKQVNSLFTHLVKLCTPPSSIDIKTLPQEVQEMRESLIVLCGRAEGLLELEFATFFAKTPQPLNNLNLFPYYGNYVKLANLEYRILDENGVVQPKKVAFVGSGPMPLTSIVMAKNHLKSTHFDNFDIDEAANDVARQIVSSDIEFEKRMKFVTCDIMQVKEKLGEYDCIFLAALVGMSKEDKVKIIKHIRKYMKDGGVLLVRSAKGARAFLYPVVEKHDLLDFELLSVFHPTNEVINSVVLVRKPLF